The Candidatus Dormiibacterota bacterium genome has a window encoding:
- a CDS encoding MMPL family transporter: MAAKNQLRGRAPDPAASFMTRLAGFVLHHRKRVMAAWGVIFIAGMIASGAVSNRLSFDFSLPGQPGFETAKQTIATFGSGGDQAPAIEVVTVPAGQTVAGDASSIAAGFDAARRAQPKVRVVDLASTGDQRFISSDGRSTFALLFEPTATSFGGDTAATSIEAALTTALPGYHVTTTGLQALESGGDTSGPGVLLETLVAGAGALVVLALVFASFLALVPLAVAAVSILATLLLILGLTTLTEVSFIVQFLVSLVGLGVAIDYSLLLVTRWREERAKGADNHTAVTIAVATAGRAIALSGLTVGIGLIALVVLPVPGLRSVGIGGMLIPVVSVAVSLTLLPALLGGIGPRVDWPRVRKEAHASRAWTAWARLIVRHRSIAATVGVAILALLIVPVFHLQVGATSASALSQTGPAHAAYQTLLDGGVPGGVLTPIEVLVKADRASAALDTLTRVPGIVTADLPTGSSHNGLVDLIALPRDETVNSSTLAAVTAVRDAMASQPGVVGVSGIGAIELDYSHAVFGNFPLMFSLVALATLLLLTRAFRSLVLAVKAVAMNLISLAATFGLLTWFWQDGHGSNALFGIPATGAITFWLPLMVFAFLFGLSMDYEVFILARVREEYDRTGSTDTAVIEGIGRTGRLVTSAALILFFSFASLASAPNTDIKVLATGLGAGILLDATVVRALLVPALISMLGSWNWYIPGWLARLLRVSPDAPRTLPAPARKEAETAA, encoded by the coding sequence GTGGCAGCGAAGAACCAGCTTCGAGGACGGGCACCGGACCCCGCGGCCTCGTTCATGACCCGGCTCGCCGGGTTCGTCCTCCATCACCGCAAGCGGGTGATGGCCGCGTGGGGCGTGATCTTCATCGCCGGCATGATCGCCTCCGGGGCGGTCTCGAACCGGCTCAGCTTCGACTTCTCGCTCCCCGGCCAGCCCGGCTTCGAGACCGCCAAGCAGACCATCGCAACCTTCGGCAGCGGTGGAGACCAGGCCCCCGCCATCGAGGTGGTCACCGTCCCCGCGGGTCAGACCGTGGCGGGTGACGCCTCGAGCATCGCCGCCGGCTTCGACGCCGCCCGCAGGGCGCAGCCGAAGGTGCGCGTGGTCGACCTCGCCTCCACCGGCGACCAGCGCTTCATCAGCTCCGACGGCCGCTCGACCTTCGCCCTGCTCTTCGAGCCCACCGCCACCTCGTTCGGCGGCGACACCGCGGCCACCTCGATCGAGGCCGCGCTGACGACCGCGCTCCCCGGCTACCACGTCACCACCACCGGCCTGCAGGCGCTCGAGTCCGGTGGCGACACCAGCGGGCCGGGCGTGCTCCTGGAGACCCTCGTCGCCGGCGCCGGCGCGCTCGTGGTCCTCGCCCTCGTGTTCGCCTCCTTCCTCGCCCTGGTGCCGCTGGCCGTGGCCGCGGTCTCCATCCTCGCCACCCTGCTGCTCATCCTCGGCCTCACCACCCTGACCGAGGTCTCCTTCATCGTCCAGTTCCTGGTCTCGCTGGTCGGCCTCGGCGTCGCCATCGACTACTCGCTGCTGCTGGTCACCCGCTGGCGCGAGGAGCGGGCCAAGGGCGCCGACAACCACACCGCCGTGACCATCGCCGTGGCCACCGCCGGCCGGGCGATCGCGCTCAGCGGCCTCACCGTCGGCATCGGCCTGATCGCCCTGGTGGTGCTGCCCGTGCCCGGGCTGCGCAGCGTGGGCATCGGCGGGATGCTCATCCCGGTTGTCTCCGTCGCCGTCAGCCTCACCCTGCTCCCCGCCCTGCTCGGCGGCATCGGCCCCAGGGTCGACTGGCCGCGAGTCCGCAAGGAGGCCCACGCCAGCCGCGCCTGGACCGCCTGGGCCCGCCTGATCGTCCGCCACCGCTCGATCGCGGCGACCGTCGGCGTGGCCATCCTGGCCCTCCTCATCGTCCCCGTCTTCCACCTCCAGGTCGGCGCCACCAGCGCCAGCGCCCTCTCCCAGACCGGCCCCGCCCACGCCGCCTACCAGACCCTGCTCGACGGCGGCGTGCCCGGCGGCGTGCTCACCCCGATCGAGGTCCTGGTGAAGGCCGACCGGGCGTCGGCGGCGCTCGACACCCTCACCCGGGTGCCCGGCATCGTCACCGCCGACCTCCCCACCGGGTCCTCGCACAACGGGCTCGTCGACCTCATCGCCCTGCCCAGGGACGAGACCGTCAACTCCTCGACCCTGGCCGCGGTCACCGCGGTGCGCGACGCCATGGCCTCCCAGCCGGGCGTGGTCGGGGTCAGCGGCATCGGCGCCATCGAGCTCGACTACAGCCACGCGGTCTTCGGCAACTTCCCGCTGATGTTCAGCCTGGTGGCGCTGGCCACCCTGCTGCTGCTCACCCGGGCGTTCCGCTCGCTGGTCCTGGCCGTGAAGGCCGTGGCCATGAACCTGATCTCGCTCGCCGCCACCTTCGGCCTGCTCACCTGGTTCTGGCAGGACGGCCACGGATCGAACGCCCTCTTCGGCATCCCCGCCACCGGCGCGATCACCTTCTGGCTTCCGCTGATGGTGTTCGCCTTCCTCTTCGGCCTCTCCATGGACTACGAGGTCTTCATCCTCGCCCGTGTCCGTGAGGAGTACGACCGCACCGGCTCGACCGACACCGCGGTCATCGAGGGCATCGGCCGCACCGGCCGCCTCGTCACCAGCGCGGCGCTCATCCTCTTCTTCTCCTTCGCCTCGCTCGCCTCGGCGCCGAACACCGACATCAAGGTGCTCGCCACCGGTCTCGGCGCCGGCATCCTGCTCGACGCCACCGTGGTCCGGGCCCTGCTCGTCCCCGCCCTGATCAGCATGCTCGGCAGCTGGAACTGGTACATCCCCGGCTGGCTGGCCCGGCTGCTGCGGGTCAGCCCCGACGCCCCCCGCACCCTGCCCGCCCCCGCGCGGAAGGAGGCGGAGACCGCCGCCTAG
- a CDS encoding S9 family peptidase: MEPPAAPRRPVEVERGRVDEWHWLRDRKDPATIAHLEAENAHTAAAMAHTGELQQRLYEEIVGRVEETDQSAPVPWAGHLYYHRTVAGQQYPIHCRRAAADGAPEQVILDENALAEGHDYLSVGSMALSPDHRLLAYAVDHDGGEVHTVRIRDLETGHELSDVLARTYYGLAFASDNRTLFYTRPDESMRPFQVWRHRLGTPVEDDVLVLTEPDERFFVSVGRSKTGRFIVVQLGSQITSEVHLLDAADPEGALRVVEPRRQGIEYMVADHGDRLFVVTNDGAENFRLMEAPVASPGRAAWRELIGGSDDVKLDGVDVFAGHLALFERSAGLRRIRVMDLDGGAIHEIEHDEPVYSAWGGENPEHDTSVLRFEFSSPVTPRSTYDYDMRTRERVLRKRVTVHGHDPARYRTQRVWATAPDGVRVPVSVVHRADLALDGSAPCLLYGYGAYEIPSDPVFSSSVISLLDRGFVSATAHVRGGGEMGRRWYEDGKLLHKRNSFTDLCAAAEHLVAEGYTRPSRLAIRGGSAGGLLVGAAATMRPDLFAAVVAEVPFVDVVTTMLDESLPLTVIEWEEWGDPHQDEFYEYMLSYSPYDNITARDYPAMLVTGGLNDPRVGFWEPAKFVAKLRALRTDDHRLLLKMEMGAGHGGPSGRYQRWRDEAFVQAFLLDTVAPSGD; this comes from the coding sequence ATGGAACCGCCCGCCGCCCCCCGCCGCCCCGTCGAGGTGGAGCGTGGTCGCGTCGACGAGTGGCACTGGCTGCGCGACCGCAAGGATCCCGCCACCATCGCCCACCTCGAGGCGGAGAACGCGCACACCGCCGCCGCCATGGCCCACACCGGGGAGCTGCAGCAGCGGCTCTACGAGGAGATCGTGGGACGGGTCGAGGAGACCGACCAGTCGGCCCCGGTGCCCTGGGCCGGCCACCTCTACTACCACCGGACCGTGGCCGGCCAGCAGTATCCGATCCACTGCCGCCGGGCGGCAGCGGACGGCGCGCCCGAGCAGGTGATCCTCGACGAGAACGCGCTCGCCGAGGGGCACGACTACCTCTCGGTGGGGTCGATGGCGCTCAGCCCCGACCACCGCCTGCTCGCCTACGCCGTCGACCACGACGGCGGCGAGGTCCACACCGTGCGGATCCGCGACCTGGAGACCGGCCACGAGCTGTCCGACGTCCTCGCGCGGACCTACTACGGGCTCGCCTTCGCCTCCGACAACCGCACCCTCTTCTACACCCGTCCCGACGAGTCGATGCGCCCGTTCCAGGTGTGGCGCCACCGTCTCGGCACCCCGGTCGAGGACGACGTCCTCGTCCTCACCGAGCCCGACGAGCGCTTCTTCGTCTCGGTGGGGCGGAGCAAGACCGGGCGCTTCATCGTGGTCCAGCTCGGCAGCCAGATCACCAGCGAGGTCCACCTCCTCGACGCCGCCGACCCCGAGGGGGCGCTGCGGGTGGTCGAGCCGCGGCGCCAGGGCATCGAGTACATGGTTGCCGACCACGGCGACCGCCTGTTCGTCGTCACCAACGACGGCGCCGAGAACTTCCGGCTGATGGAGGCCCCGGTGGCATCCCCCGGCCGCGCCGCCTGGCGCGAGCTGATCGGCGGCAGCGACGACGTCAAGCTCGACGGCGTCGACGTCTTCGCCGGCCACCTCGCCCTCTTCGAGCGCAGCGCGGGCCTGCGCCGGATCCGGGTGATGGACCTCGACGGCGGCGCGATCCACGAGATCGAGCACGACGAACCGGTGTACAGCGCCTGGGGTGGCGAGAACCCGGAGCACGACACCTCGGTGCTGCGCTTCGAGTTCTCCTCGCCGGTGACGCCGCGCTCGACCTACGACTACGACATGCGCACCCGCGAGCGGGTGCTGCGCAAGCGGGTCACCGTCCACGGCCACGACCCGGCCCGCTACCGCACCCAGCGGGTCTGGGCCACCGCCCCCGACGGGGTGCGGGTGCCGGTCTCGGTGGTCCACCGTGCCGACCTCGCCCTCGACGGCAGCGCCCCCTGCCTCCTCTACGGGTACGGGGCGTACGAGATCCCGTCCGACCCGGTGTTCTCGTCCTCGGTGATCAGCCTGCTCGACCGCGGCTTCGTCAGCGCCACCGCCCACGTGCGCGGCGGCGGCGAGATGGGCCGGCGCTGGTACGAGGACGGCAAGCTGCTGCACAAGCGCAACTCGTTCACCGACCTGTGCGCCGCCGCCGAGCACCTGGTGGCGGAGGGCTACACCCGGCCCTCCCGGCTGGCGATCCGCGGCGGCAGCGCCGGCGGCCTGCTTGTCGGCGCCGCGGCCACGATGCGCCCCGACCTCTTCGCCGCGGTGGTCGCCGAGGTGCCCTTCGTCGACGTGGTCACCACCATGCTCGACGAGTCGCTGCCGCTCACCGTGATCGAGTGGGAGGAGTGGGGCGACCCCCACCAGGACGAGTTCTACGAGTACATGCTCTCCTACTCCCCGTACGACAACATCACCGCGCGCGACTACCCGGCGATGCTGGTGACCGGCGGCCTCAACGACCCCCGGGTGGGCTTCTGGGAGCCGGCCAAGTTCGTCGCCAAGCTCCGGGCGCTGCGCACCGACGACCACCGGCTGCTCCTGAAGATGGAGATGGGCGCCGGCCACGGCGGCCCCTCCGGCCGCTACCAGCGCTGGCGTGACGAGGCCTTCGTCCAGGCCTTCCTCCTCGATACCGTGGCCCCGTCCGGGGACTGA
- a CDS encoding MarR family winged helix-turn-helix transcriptional regulator has protein sequence MTEAPSGADDPGCVTPGAGVGFLISQLGYVISGRFKDLLAPLGLEPRQFLVLRHVAQAQGSSQQALGQALRIPPSRMVSIVDSLEQRGLVERRANPNDRRARALHLTPEGRSMLARTFKVAVEHERAICGDLSPEEREMLLGMLRRLTLARTLVPGVHPALTREEAEAS, from the coding sequence GTGACGGAAGCGCCAAGCGGAGCCGACGATCCGGGGTGCGTCACCCCGGGCGCGGGGGTGGGATTCCTCATCTCCCAGCTCGGCTATGTGATCAGCGGCCGGTTCAAGGATCTCCTCGCCCCCCTCGGGCTGGAGCCCCGCCAGTTCCTGGTGCTCCGCCACGTCGCCCAGGCCCAGGGCAGCTCCCAGCAGGCTCTCGGCCAGGCGCTGCGCATCCCCCCGAGCCGGATGGTGTCGATCGTCGACTCCCTGGAGCAGCGGGGGCTGGTCGAGCGCCGGGCCAACCCCAACGACCGCCGCGCCCGCGCCCTGCACCTGACCCCCGAGGGCCGGAGCATGCTCGCCCGCACCTTCAAGGTCGCCGTCGAGCATGAGCGGGCGATCTGCGGCGACCTCTCGCCCGAGGAGCGGGAGATGCTGCTCGGGATGCTGCGCCGGCTCACCCTCGCCCGCACGCTGGTCCCGGGCGTCCATCCCGCGCTGACCAGGGAGGAGGCGGAGGCCTCGTAG
- a CDS encoding ATP-dependent DNA ligase, with amino-acid sequence MRLPVMPPVKPMLAKSVPRIPPGMSYEGKWDGFRCIAFRDGDEVELGSRNEKPMTRYFPEVVEALRANLPERCVVDGEIVIVRRDRLDFEALLNRIHPAASRVNMLARETPASFIAFDLLALGDDSLLEQPFRVRRERLVEALAPAAPPVHVAAATTSVEVAESWFREFEGAGLDGVVAKPFDIAYRQDQRVMFKIKHERTADCVVAGYRRHKSGPVVGSLLLGLFDGEGRLQHVGVAAAFSMKRRAELVEELAPYAVDDLSDHPWREWAEAEAHQAGRLPGATSRWNADKNLSWVPLRPELVCEVGYDHMEGTRFRHVAQFRRWRPDREPGSCTYTQLEEPVRYDLARVLSGPS; translated from the coding sequence ATGCGACTCCCGGTCATGCCTCCGGTCAAGCCGATGCTGGCGAAGTCGGTGCCGCGGATCCCCCCGGGGATGTCCTACGAGGGCAAGTGGGACGGCTTCCGCTGCATCGCCTTCCGCGACGGCGACGAGGTCGAGCTGGGCAGCCGCAACGAGAAGCCGATGACCCGCTACTTCCCCGAGGTGGTCGAGGCGCTGCGCGCCAACCTGCCGGAGCGCTGCGTGGTCGACGGCGAGATCGTGATCGTGCGGCGCGACCGGCTCGACTTCGAGGCGCTGCTCAACCGCATCCACCCCGCCGCCTCGCGGGTGAACATGCTGGCCCGCGAGACCCCGGCGTCCTTCATCGCGTTCGACCTGCTCGCCCTCGGCGACGACTCCCTCCTCGAGCAGCCCTTCCGGGTGCGCCGCGAGCGGCTGGTGGAGGCCCTGGCACCGGCGGCGCCGCCGGTGCACGTGGCCGCCGCGACCACCTCCGTGGAGGTGGCCGAGAGCTGGTTCCGGGAGTTCGAGGGGGCGGGGCTCGACGGCGTGGTCGCGAAGCCCTTCGACATCGCCTACCGGCAGGACCAGCGAGTGATGTTCAAGATCAAGCACGAGCGCACCGCCGACTGCGTGGTCGCCGGCTACCGCAGGCACAAGTCGGGCCCGGTGGTCGGCTCGCTCCTCCTCGGCCTCTTCGACGGGGAGGGGAGGCTGCAGCACGTCGGGGTCGCCGCCGCCTTCTCGATGAAGCGCCGCGCCGAGCTGGTCGAGGAGCTCGCCCCCTACGCCGTCGACGACCTCTCCGACCACCCCTGGCGAGAGTGGGCGGAGGCCGAGGCGCACCAGGCGGGCAGGCTGCCCGGCGCGACCAGCCGCTGGAACGCCGACAAGAACCTCTCCTGGGTGCCGCTGCGGCCCGAGCTGGTCTGCGAGGTCGGCTACGACCACATGGAGGGCACCCGCTTCCGCCACGTCGCCCAGTTCCGGCGCTGGCGCCCCGACCGCGAGCCAGGGTCCTGCACCTACACCCAGCTCGAGGAGCCGGTCCGCTACGACCTGGCCCGGGTACTCTCGGGGCCGTCGTAG